The following coding sequences are from one uncultured Desulfobacter sp. window:
- the thrH gene encoding bifunctional phosphoserine phosphatase/homoserine phosphotransferase ThrH translates to MKILVADLEGVFLPEIWINVAEKTGIEDLKLTTRDISDYDVLMTKRLSILDEHNLTLKDIQAVIAGLDPLDGAKQMLDWIRKQAQIIILSDTFEEFAGPLMAKLDFPALLCHNLTVDATNRITGYNLRIDNQKARAVKALQGLNYHVIAFGDSYNDTGMIQAANEGFFFKPPESITQDFPDIPITRSYDELKVMLTKLLAD, encoded by the coding sequence ATGAAAATACTTGTTGCAGATCTGGAAGGGGTTTTTTTGCCTGAAATCTGGATCAATGTGGCGGAAAAAACCGGGATTGAGGATCTTAAACTGACCACCCGGGATATCAGCGATTACGATGTACTCATGACCAAACGTCTGTCCATACTTGATGAGCACAATCTCACACTAAAAGATATTCAGGCTGTCATTGCAGGCCTTGATCCCCTTGACGGTGCAAAGCAGATGCTGGACTGGATACGCAAACAGGCCCAGATCATTATTTTGTCCGACACCTTTGAGGAGTTTGCAGGACCGCTCATGGCAAAACTGGACTTTCCTGCGCTGCTTTGCCACAACCTGACGGTGGACGCAACAAACCGGATTACCGGATACAATCTGAGAATCGACAACCAGAAAGCCCGGGCCGTCAAAGCCCTCCAGGGCCTGAACTACCACGTGATTGCCTTTGGTGATTCCTATAATGATACCGGCATGATCCAGGCCGCGAATGAGGGTTTCTTCTTTAAGCCCCCGGAATCAATTACCCAGGATTTTCCTGATATTCCCATTACCCGATCTTATGATGAGCTTAAGGTCATGCTGACCAAGCTTTTGGCAGATTAA
- a CDS encoding homoserine dehydrogenase, whose amino-acid sequence MKTIHIGLLGFGVVGAGVAKLLKEKKELLGSRIGACLNLKTIADLDITTDRGVDLTGTQLTTDAMSVINDPDIDIIVELIGGQTVARDFIVKILENKKHVVTANKALLAACGNELVRIAGKNQVDLAFEASCGGCMPVIKSLRESLVANDIQAMCGILNGTCNYILSKMTRDGSKFEDALKKAQELGFAEAEPSLDVDGYDTAHKLAILSALAHGMEINLDDIHVEGIRNIGPADIGFAAEFGYTIKLLAIGKKHENHVEARVQPTMIPCSNPLSHVEHSMNAITIDADATGQTMLWGHGAGMMPTASAVLSDITDIARDIISGTQRRVPTLGYPEENIKKIPVLPMAQLSTRYYLRFQAQDHPGVLSTISGILGDNDISIKSVHQKGRNANGQVPIVMLTHLAKESLIQTALAQIVQTDCVVGQPVVIRIEDDNTD is encoded by the coding sequence ATGAAAACAATTCATATCGGCTTGCTTGGATTCGGTGTGGTCGGGGCGGGCGTGGCAAAACTGCTCAAGGAGAAAAAAGAACTGCTTGGGTCCAGGATCGGCGCTTGTCTGAATCTCAAAACCATTGCGGATCTTGACATTACAACGGATCGAGGTGTTGATCTGACCGGTACCCAATTAACAACCGATGCCATGTCGGTTATTAATGACCCTGACATTGATATTATTGTGGAGCTTATCGGCGGACAAACCGTAGCCAGGGATTTCATTGTCAAGATTCTTGAAAACAAAAAGCATGTGGTGACAGCAAATAAGGCGCTTTTGGCAGCCTGTGGTAATGAGCTGGTCCGCATTGCAGGAAAGAATCAGGTTGATCTGGCCTTTGAAGCGTCCTGTGGGGGATGCATGCCTGTCATAAAAAGCCTGAGGGAATCTTTGGTCGCCAATGACATCCAGGCCATGTGCGGTATCCTCAACGGTACCTGCAATTATATCCTCAGTAAAATGACCCGGGATGGCTCCAAGTTTGAAGATGCCTTGAAAAAGGCCCAGGAACTGGGGTTTGCCGAGGCTGAACCATCCCTGGATGTGGACGGGTATGACACGGCCCATAAACTTGCCATCTTAAGTGCCCTGGCCCATGGTATGGAAATCAATCTGGATGATATCCATGTGGAAGGCATCCGCAACATCGGTCCGGCTGATATCGGGTTCGCAGCCGAATTCGGGTATACCATTAAATTACTTGCCATCGGTAAAAAACATGAGAACCATGTTGAAGCCCGGGTGCAGCCCACCATGATTCCCTGTTCCAATCCGTTGTCCCATGTGGAGCATTCCATGAATGCCATCACCATAGATGCCGACGCCACAGGGCAAACCATGCTTTGGGGTCATGGGGCCGGTATGATGCCCACAGCTTCGGCTGTGCTTTCTGATATAACCGATATTGCCAGGGATATTATTTCCGGTACCCAGCGCCGGGTGCCCACGCTGGGGTACCCCGAAGAAAACATTAAAAAAATACCTGTGCTGCCCATGGCCCAGTTGTCCACACGGTACTATCTGCGCTTCCAGGCCCAGGATCATCCGGGGGTTTTGTCCACCATTTCAGGCATTTTAGGTGACAATGACATCAGCATCAAATCCGTCCATCAAAAAGGGCGCAATGCCAATGGCCAGGTGCCCATCGTCATGCTGACCCATCTGGCCAAGGAGAGCCTCATTCAGACGGCCCTTGCCCAAATCGTTCAAACCGACTGTGTGGTCGGCCAACCCGTTGTCATCCGCATTGAAGATGATAATACGGATTAA
- the rfaE1 gene encoding D-glycero-beta-D-manno-heptose-7-phosphate kinase has product MINVDKFKDLRVLVVGDLMLDEYLWGAVDRISPEAPVPVVAVEKTSHTLGGAGNVINNLSAMGAKVFAMGAVGAGPAGRDVLKKLEALHVDVTGVISEPDRPTTRKTRIIAANQQMLRIDREVKHRISAQTLDTLTRIITGYIGQMDFVIISDYDKGLVTRELVAAIVGIANQSGVMTLADPKSMDFSKYTGVTVLTPNKKEAAIAAGVQFQTPEEMEDAAAKIMAQAGLGKLLITCGPAGMALYETGKPTITIASKARQVFDVSGAGDTVISLLGLGLASGASFEAAAGLANLAAGIVVAKVGTATASIDELKQSLLENV; this is encoded by the coding sequence ATGATAAACGTTGATAAATTTAAAGACCTGCGGGTACTTGTCGTCGGGGATTTGATGCTTGACGAGTACCTGTGGGGAGCCGTTGACAGAATTTCACCCGAAGCGCCTGTGCCGGTGGTGGCTGTGGAGAAGACAAGTCATACGCTGGGCGGGGCAGGCAATGTGATTAATAACCTGTCAGCCATGGGGGCAAAGGTCTTTGCCATGGGTGCTGTGGGTGCCGGCCCTGCCGGCCGCGATGTTCTAAAAAAGCTTGAAGCATTGCATGTTGATGTCACAGGGGTGATCAGTGAGCCGGATCGGCCCACAACACGAAAAACCCGCATCATTGCAGCCAACCAGCAGATGCTTCGCATCGACAGGGAGGTCAAGCACCGGATCAGTGCTCAAACGCTTGACACTTTAACCCGGATCATTACCGGCTACATAGGCCAAATGGATTTTGTTATCATTTCAGATTATGATAAGGGGCTGGTCACCCGTGAACTTGTGGCTGCCATTGTGGGCATAGCAAACCAATCAGGGGTCATGACCCTGGCAGATCCCAAGTCCATGGATTTTTCCAAATATACGGGGGTGACTGTGTTAACCCCCAATAAAAAAGAGGCTGCCATTGCCGCCGGTGTCCAGTTTCAAACGCCTGAAGAGATGGAAGATGCCGCAGCAAAGATTATGGCCCAGGCCGGGCTTGGAAAACTTCTTATTACCTGTGGCCCGGCCGGTATGGCGCTCTATGAAACCGGAAAACCGACGATTACCATTGCATCCAAGGCCAGGCAGGTTTTTGACGTGTCCGGAGCTGGAGACACGGTGATCTCTCTTTTGGGGCTGGGACTGGCATCAGGTGCCTCATTTGAAGCGGCTGCCGGCCTGGCCAACCTTGCGGCAGGTATCGTGGTGGCTAAAGTCGGTACGGCAACAGCATCAATTGATGAGTTAAAACAGTCTCTTCTGGAAAATGTTTGA
- the purM gene encoding phosphoribosylformylglycinamidine cyclo-ligase, protein MNDSLTYADSGVDIDKATELVDRIKNIAKSTPRAGVMGDIGGFGGLFSLNLANISNPVLVSSTDGVGTKLKIAFQMDKHDTIGIDLVAMCVNDIIVQGAKPLFFLDYLAMGELDNAVAEKVIASIAQGCTQAGCALIGGETAEMPGMYQKGEYDLSGFSVGIVDNDKIIDGSGIRPGHKLIGLASSGVHSNGFSLVRKVFFDKCGYDVNTRLEDLEGTLGEELLKPTIIYVSTILSLMRDLPIHGLVHITGGGIDENIIRVIPQACKAIIHKGSWQAPAIFDIIQREGNVPEHDMHRTFNNGIGMVLVVPEKSAQEVMDRLSAMDEQAYFIGEILERKNNENQTQYV, encoded by the coding sequence ATGAACGACTCTTTGACATATGCGGATTCCGGCGTTGATATCGATAAAGCCACTGAGCTGGTGGACCGGATAAAAAATATTGCCAAGTCCACGCCACGAGCCGGTGTCATGGGAGACATTGGTGGTTTTGGCGGACTTTTTTCCTTGAACCTGGCCAATATTTCCAATCCGGTACTGGTCAGCTCCACAGACGGCGTAGGCACCAAACTGAAAATCGCATTCCAGATGGACAAACATGACACCATTGGTATAGACCTTGTGGCCATGTGCGTCAACGATATTATTGTTCAGGGGGCCAAACCCTTATTTTTTCTGGATTACCTTGCCATGGGCGAACTGGATAATGCCGTGGCTGAAAAAGTCATAGCAAGTATTGCCCAGGGCTGCACCCAGGCCGGCTGTGCTTTGATCGGCGGCGAAACCGCTGAAATGCCGGGTATGTACCAGAAAGGCGAATATGACCTGTCAGGTTTCTCCGTCGGCATTGTTGATAATGACAAAATCATTGACGGCTCCGGGATTCGACCGGGTCACAAACTGATCGGCCTTGCCTCTTCAGGGGTTCATTCCAATGGATTTTCCCTGGTGCGCAAGGTTTTCTTTGATAAGTGCGGCTATGACGTCAATACCCGTCTGGAAGATCTGGAAGGGACCCTTGGCGAAGAACTGCTGAAACCCACCATTATTTATGTCTCCACGATTTTAAGCCTGATGCGCGACCTGCCCATCCACGGACTGGTTCACATTACAGGCGGCGGCATAGATGAAAACATCATCCGGGTCATCCCCCAGGCATGCAAGGCCATCATCCACAAAGGATCATGGCAGGCACCTGCTATATTCGACATCATCCAGCGCGAAGGCAATGTGCCGGAACATGACATGCACAGAACCTTTAACAACGGCATCGGCATGGTGCTGGTGGTTCCTGAAAAATCCGCCCAGGAGGTTATGGACAGGCTAAGTGCCATGGACGAACAAGCCTATTTTATCGGTGAAATTCTGGAGAGGAAAAACAACGAGAACCAGACCCAATACGTCTGA